A single Atopobiaceae bacterium DNA region contains:
- the nadA gene encoding quinolinate synthase NadA has translation MSAAAGQAPATCPTAPSTVRGLQDAIRAAAHAADALILAHAYMSQDVVEVADVVGDSYGLAVAAAKADAPTLVMCGVRFMAETCKVLSPQKRVLLPNPIATCPMADQLDPDALEALKSRYPGYATVAYVNTTSELKAHADVCVTSSSAVAICRALPSEKILFVPDPNLGRYVAAQVPEKDFAFFNGGCPIHGRTCVDDVAAARAAHPGALLLVHPECPPAVVEQADFVGSTTQIMDFAERSDACSFIIGTEGAIVEHLQYACPEKRFSLLTTGLSCKNMRATTLMDVYLALTGEGGEEVSLPQEVMEGAGRCIRRMVELGG, from the coding sequence ATGAGCGCCGCCGCAGGCCAGGCGCCTGCGACCTGCCCGACCGCCCCGTCGACGGTGCGCGGGCTGCAGGACGCCATCCGCGCCGCCGCCCATGCCGCCGACGCCCTCATCCTCGCTCACGCCTACATGTCCCAGGACGTCGTCGAGGTGGCCGACGTGGTCGGCGACTCGTATGGACTGGCCGTGGCGGCCGCGAAGGCCGACGCGCCCACGCTCGTCATGTGCGGCGTGCGGTTCATGGCCGAGACCTGCAAGGTCCTCTCGCCCCAGAAGCGCGTCTTGCTGCCGAACCCCATCGCCACCTGTCCCATGGCCGACCAGCTCGACCCGGACGCCCTCGAGGCGCTCAAGTCCCGCTACCCAGGGTATGCGACCGTGGCCTACGTCAACACGACCTCCGAGCTCAAGGCCCATGCCGACGTCTGCGTGACATCGTCGTCGGCCGTCGCGATCTGTCGGGCCCTCCCCAGCGAGAAGATCCTCTTCGTGCCCGACCCCAACCTGGGCCGTTACGTGGCGGCACAGGTCCCCGAGAAGGACTTCGCGTTCTTCAACGGGGGCTGCCCCATCCATGGCAGGACGTGCGTCGACGACGTCGCAGCCGCCCGTGCCGCACATCCCGGGGCCTTGCTGCTCGTGCATCCCGAGTGTCCTCCCGCCGTGGTCGAGCAGGCCGACTTCGTGGGCTCGACCACGCAGATCATGGACTTCGCCGAACGCTCGGACGCATGCTCCTTCATCATCGGCACCGAGGGCGCGATCGTGGAGCACTTGCAGTATGCGTGCCCCGAGAAGCGCTTCTCCCTGCTCACGACCGGCCTCTCGTGCAAGAACATGCGCGCGACCACGCTCATGGACGTCTATCTCGCGCTCACGGGCGAGGGCGGGGAGGAGGTCTCGCTCCCGCAGGAGGTCATGGAGGGGGCGGGTCGCTGCATCCGGCGCATGGTCGAGCTGGGAGGCTGA
- a CDS encoding transcription repressor NadR translates to MSVSERRDAIVQILTTSALPVPAKDLAARFEVSRQVIVKDMAVIRASVPGILSTNLGYVMQDPIRCAREFKVCHTTERAAEELGLIVGLGGRVRNVSISHRVYGRITAELDISSEADVRDFVSALGDSKSTLLSNATSGYHYHLVEASTTERLDAIEQALDKAGLLAPPSAWERMGASA, encoded by the coding sequence ATGAGCGTCTCGGAGCGTCGGGATGCCATCGTGCAGATCCTGACCACCTCGGCCTTACCCGTCCCGGCGAAGGACCTCGCTGCGCGCTTCGAGGTGAGCCGCCAGGTCATCGTGAAGGACATGGCCGTGATCAGGGCCTCCGTGCCGGGGATCCTCTCGACCAACCTGGGCTACGTCATGCAGGACCCCATCAGGTGCGCCCGCGAGTTCAAGGTCTGCCACACCACGGAACGCGCCGCCGAGGAGCTCGGCCTCATCGTGGGGCTGGGCGGCCGGGTGCGCAACGTCAGCATCAGCCACCGCGTCTATGGGCGCATCACGGCAGAGCTCGACATCTCGTCCGAGGCCGACGTGCGCGACTTCGTGAGCGCCCTGGGCGACTCCAAGTCGACGCTCCTCTCGAACGCGACCTCTGGCTATCACTACCATCTGGTGGAGGCCTCCACCACCGAGCGTCTCGATGCCATCGAGCAGGCGCTCGACAAGGCCGGCCTCCTGGCACCTCCCAGTGCTTGGGAGCGCATGGGGGCGAGCGCATGA
- the nadC gene encoding carboxylating nicotinate-nucleotide diphosphorylase, producing MNDITLHVVADGLIRSALAEDITSEDVTTASVMPEACPGTVDLICKQDGVICGLDVFCRTFELLDPATSFDLLAADGDEVHAGDLLAHVSGDIRVLLSGERVALNYLQRMSGIATYTHHMAALLAGSGITLLDTRKTTPNCRVFEKYAVTVGGGANHRYNLSDGVLLKDNHIGAAGGVRQAVLAAKAHAPFVRKIEVECETNEQVREAVEAGADIIMLDNMEPGQMRDAIDLIAGRAQTECSGNVTAQNVSRYLGLGLDYISCGALTHSAGILDVSLKHLHPCEADAAATSVPAVEGGDAR from the coding sequence ATGAATGACATCACCCTGCACGTGGTCGCCGACGGTCTCATCCGCTCGGCGCTCGCCGAGGACATCACCAGCGAGGACGTCACCACCGCCTCGGTCATGCCCGAAGCCTGTCCCGGTACGGTCGACCTCATCTGCAAGCAGGACGGCGTCATCTGCGGACTCGACGTCTTCTGCCGCACCTTCGAGCTGCTCGACCCGGCGACCTCCTTCGACCTGCTCGCGGCGGACGGTGACGAGGTCCACGCGGGCGACCTCCTGGCGCACGTCTCCGGCGACATCCGCGTGCTGCTCTCGGGCGAGCGGGTCGCGCTCAACTACCTGCAGCGCATGAGCGGCATCGCCACCTACACGCACCATATGGCGGCGCTGCTCGCCGGCAGCGGCATCACCCTGCTCGACACGAGGAAGACCACGCCCAACTGCCGTGTCTTCGAGAAGTACGCCGTGACGGTGGGCGGCGGCGCCAACCACCGTTACAACCTCTCCGACGGGGTCCTGCTCAAGGACAACCACATCGGTGCTGCCGGCGGCGTGCGGCAGGCCGTCCTGGCGGCCAAGGCCCATGCGCCCTTCGTGCGCAAGATCGAGGTCGAGTGCGAGACGAACGAGCAGGTTCGTGAGGCGGTGGAGGCCGGCGCGGACATCATCATGCTCGACAACATGGAGCCCGGGCAGATGCGTGACGCCATCGACCTCATCGCAGGCCGTGCGCAGACGGAGTGCTCCGGCAACGTCACGGCCCAGAACGTGAGCCGTTACCTGGGGCTCGGCTTGGACTACATCTCGTGCGGCGCGCTCACGCACTCGGCGGGGATCCTGGACGTCTCGCTCAAGCACCTGCACCCGTGCGAGGCTGACGCGGCCGCAACATCCGTCCCTGCCGTCGAGGGGGGCGATGCGCGATGA
- a CDS encoding L-aspartate oxidase codes for MFTSQIGTSTPSPMAPAMSAGGSPASASVRLRPSYDVIIVGTGAAGLYCALNLPDRLRVCVVTKQAADESDSFLAQGGICMLRGEEDFQPYFDDTMRAGHFENDPDAVTTMIRSSNTVIRDLVRLGVDFNRTPAGELDCTREGAHSKPRILFHADVTGREITSTLLTRVLERPNVDLVEQTCMLDLICTEAGCGGIVARTSDGTVLALRAPHVVLATGGIGGLYQNSTNFPHITGDAIGIALAHGIALEHLDYVQIHPTTLYSTRPGRRFLVSESVRGEGATLLDAHGRRFTDELQPRDVVTAAIRAQMEKDGTDHVLEDLRPLGEATIKGHFPNIYERCLEEGVDPLSEPVPVVPAQHYFMGGIRADLAGRTSMPGLYAVGETACNGVHGRNRLASNSLLESLVFAQRAADDMLFSTARSATSAREVSLEAYADVDAVLAGYRDAATREIRRMAALDAQPRGTADPARPRPTSAGTHAPDSNRTTTEASHE; via the coding sequence GTGTTCACATCGCAGATCGGTACCAGCACGCCGTCGCCCATGGCACCTGCCATGTCGGCGGGCGGCTCCCCGGCGTCGGCATCCGTGCGCCTCAGGCCCAGCTATGACGTCATCATCGTGGGCACTGGCGCGGCGGGCCTCTACTGCGCCCTCAACCTGCCCGACCGCCTTCGCGTGTGCGTGGTGACCAAGCAGGCGGCCGACGAGTCCGACTCGTTCCTCGCCCAGGGCGGCATCTGCATGCTCCGCGGCGAGGAGGACTTCCAGCCCTACTTCGACGACACCATGCGGGCCGGCCACTTCGAGAACGACCCCGACGCCGTGACCACCATGATCCGCAGCTCCAACACCGTCATCCGCGACCTCGTCCGCCTGGGGGTCGACTTCAACCGCACCCCCGCCGGAGAGCTCGACTGCACCCGTGAGGGGGCACACTCCAAGCCGCGCATCCTCTTCCATGCCGACGTCACCGGCCGCGAGATCACGAGCACGCTCCTGACCCGCGTCCTCGAGCGCCCCAACGTGGACCTCGTCGAGCAGACCTGCATGCTCGATCTCATCTGCACGGAGGCCGGCTGCGGCGGCATCGTGGCACGTACGTCTGACGGCACGGTCCTCGCGCTCCGCGCCCCACATGTGGTGCTCGCCACCGGGGGCATCGGCGGCCTCTACCAGAACTCGACCAACTTCCCGCACATCACGGGGGACGCCATCGGCATCGCGCTCGCCCACGGCATCGCGCTCGAGCACCTCGACTACGTGCAGATCCATCCCACCACGCTCTACTCCACGCGTCCGGGCCGGCGCTTCCTCGTCTCTGAGTCGGTGCGCGGCGAGGGTGCCACGCTGCTCGACGCCCACGGCCGGCGCTTCACCGACGAGCTTCAGCCCCGTGACGTCGTGACGGCCGCGATCCGCGCCCAGATGGAGAAGGACGGCACGGACCACGTGCTCGAGGACCTGCGTCCCCTGGGCGAGGCCACCATCAAGGGCCACTTCCCCAACATCTACGAGCGCTGCCTCGAGGAGGGCGTCGACCCGCTGTCAGAGCCCGTCCCCGTGGTCCCCGCGCAGCACTACTTCATGGGCGGCATACGCGCCGACCTCGCCGGTCGCACGTCGATGCCCGGGCTCTACGCCGTGGGCGAGACGGCCTGCAACGGCGTCCATGGCCGCAACCGCCTGGCGAGCAACTCGCTGCTCGAGTCTCTCGTGTTCGCCCAGCGTGCCGCCGACGACATGCTCTTCTCGACGGCACGGTCCGCCACCTCCGCGCGCGAGGTGTCGCTCGAGGCCTATGCTGACGTGGACGCCGTGCTCGCGGGGTATCGTGACGCGGCGACGCGCGAGATCAGGCGCATGGCCGCCCTGGATGCCCAGCCGAGAGGCACCGCGGATCCCGCACGGCCACGCCCGACGTCGGCAGGCACGCATGCACCCGACAGCAACAGGACCACAACGGAGGCCTCCCATGAATGA
- a CDS encoding NifB/NifX family molybdenum-iron cluster-binding protein, translating to MRIAIPSDTDAGLESTRAGHFGHAAYFTIVTVTDGKVDSVESVRNVDHDAVGCGGVIDFALGLDLDAIIATGMGRPPYMRFSQGGITVYAETSTPTVGGVVERYLAGQVEPMDPTAACNHH from the coding sequence ATGAGAATCGCCATCCCCAGCGACACCGACGCCGGCCTCGAGTCCACGCGTGCGGGTCACTTCGGCCACGCGGCCTACTTCACCATCGTCACCGTGACCGACGGCAAGGTCGACTCCGTCGAGTCCGTCAGGAACGTCGACCACGACGCCGTGGGCTGCGGCGGCGTCATCGACTTCGCGCTCGGCCTGGACCTCGACGCCATCATCGCGACCGGTATGGGTCGTCCGCCCTACATGCGCTTCTCGCAGGGCGGCATCACCGTCTATGCCGAGACCTCCACACCCACGGTGGGCGGCGTCGTCGAGAGGTACCTGGCGGGGCAGGTCGAGCCCATGGACCCGACGGCCGCCTGCAACCACCACTAG
- a CDS encoding bifunctional glycosyltransferase family 2/GtrA family protein yields MDEVIVLPTVNPDVRLISLVDALRGEGFSRIVVVDDGSDGSSQGLFICLGTRGCTVVHHTANRGKGAAIKTGIMAARNLYPHSPAIITVDDDGQHDPADVASVARASEDDPAALILGCRDLKASSVPAKSRLGNAFSSTFFRLDTGVRCSDTQTGLRAIPNGMWTEALDTPGERYEYEMNLLTRVAKEGGPLACVPIATIYVDDNRASHFDPIRDSCRIYASFIRFATASMACAAVDLGLFATIVALAPLDTALSAAVATFVARMASGLINFGLNKRWSFRAGGQTHRQAMRYAALFLAQMSVSAGLVTLLSYAPIPLLASKVLVDSGLFVVSYFLQRNWVFNGSDGKRCEEALDAHGQMARQ; encoded by the coding sequence ATGGACGAGGTAATCGTGTTGCCGACCGTGAACCCTGACGTCCGTCTCATCTCACTCGTCGACGCCCTGCGAGGCGAGGGGTTCTCGAGGATCGTGGTCGTCGACGACGGGAGCGACGGGAGCTCGCAAGGCCTCTTCATCTGCCTGGGCACCCGCGGCTGCACCGTCGTCCACCACACGGCCAACCGTGGCAAGGGAGCTGCCATCAAGACGGGCATCATGGCCGCGCGGAACCTCTACCCACACTCCCCTGCCATCATCACCGTCGACGACGACGGCCAGCACGACCCCGCCGACGTCGCCTCCGTCGCCCGTGCGTCCGAGGACGACCCCGCCGCGCTCATCCTGGGATGTCGCGACCTCAAGGCGTCCTCGGTGCCGGCGAAGAGCCGCCTCGGCAACGCGTTCAGCTCGACCTTCTTCCGGCTGGACACAGGCGTGCGCTGCAGCGACACCCAGACCGGGCTCCGCGCGATCCCCAACGGCATGTGGACCGAGGCCCTCGACACCCCGGGCGAACGCTACGAGTACGAGATGAACCTCCTCACGCGGGTGGCCAAGGAGGGAGGCCCCCTCGCGTGCGTGCCGATCGCCACCATCTACGTCGACGACAACCGCGCCTCCCACTTCGACCCGATACGGGACTCCTGCCGCATCTATGCGTCGTTCATCCGCTTCGCCACGGCATCGATGGCCTGCGCGGCGGTCGACCTCGGGCTCTTCGCCACAATCGTCGCCCTGGCGCCGCTCGACACGGCCCTGTCGGCGGCGGTCGCCACCTTCGTGGCCAGGATGGCCTCGGGACTCATCAACTTCGGCCTGAACAAGCGATGGAGCTTCCGCGCGGGAGGGCAGACCCACCGCCAGGCAATGCGATATGCCGCACTGTTCCTGGCCCAGATGTCCGTCTCGGCCGGCCTCGTGACGCTTCTGTCGTACGCACCCATCCCGCTGTTGGCCTCGAAGGTGCTCGTGGATTCGGGACTCTTCGTGGTGAGCTACTTCCTCCAGCGCAACTGGGTGTTCAATGGCAGCGACGGCAAGCGATGCGAGGAGGCGCTCGACGCCCATGGCCAGATGGCACGACAATAG
- a CDS encoding phosphodiester glycosidase family protein, which yields MARWHDNSEHLRHRYLWAVIYGAVLVGAATYVLLDTFVIEHVESSVATTSTSAQSLSTASGTTATAGTTTDGSSDATVTDTSYSDDNIQISITTLTVDDTQVYVADVQVSDASYLRCALAQGSYGRNIKETTSAMASENNAILAINGDYYGFRDTGYVVRNGTLYRSTAASDTDALVIASDGTMYAADQDDVTAQSLVDGGAWQVLSFGPVLVSDGQVAVDEDTEVDQAKTSNPRTAIGMISPLHYVMVVSDGRTSQSSGLSLYQLAQVLRDQGCTFAYNLDGGGSTTMVFNGTVVNNPTDGNTEGERKVSDIVYVG from the coding sequence ATGGCCAGATGGCACGACAATAGCGAGCACCTGCGGCACCGGTACCTGTGGGCCGTCATCTACGGGGCAGTCCTCGTGGGTGCGGCCACCTATGTCCTGCTGGACACCTTCGTGATCGAGCACGTGGAGTCGAGCGTCGCCACCACCTCCACGAGCGCGCAGTCTCTCTCGACGGCATCAGGCACGACGGCCACGGCCGGCACCACGACGGACGGTTCCTCCGACGCCACCGTGACCGACACGTCATATTCCGACGACAACATACAGATCAGCATCACCACGCTGACTGTGGACGACACGCAGGTCTACGTCGCCGACGTGCAGGTGAGCGACGCCTCCTACCTCAGGTGCGCGCTCGCGCAGGGATCATATGGTCGCAACATCAAGGAGACGACCTCGGCCATGGCCTCCGAGAACAACGCCATCCTCGCCATCAACGGTGACTACTACGGGTTCCGCGACACCGGGTACGTGGTCCGCAACGGCACGTTGTACCGCTCCACGGCCGCCTCGGACACCGACGCCCTCGTCATCGCCTCCGACGGCACGATGTACGCCGCCGACCAGGATGACGTCACCGCCCAGAGCCTCGTCGACGGAGGTGCCTGGCAGGTGCTCTCGTTCGGCCCCGTGCTCGTGAGCGACGGGCAGGTGGCAGTGGATGAGGACACCGAGGTCGACCAGGCCAAGACCAGCAACCCCCGCACGGCCATCGGCATGATCAGCCCACTTCACTACGTCATGGTCGTCTCGGACGGGCGGACGTCCCAGAGCAGCGGACTGTCGCTCTACCAGCTGGCGCAGGTCCTTAGGGACCAGGGCTGCACCTTCGCCTACAACCTCGACGGAGGCGGCTCGACCACGATGGTGTTCAACGGCACCGTGGTCAACAACCCCACCGACGGCAACACCGAGGGCGAGAGGAAGGTGAGCGACATTGTCTATGTCGGGTAA